The following are encoded together in the Mammaliicoccus vitulinus genome:
- a CDS encoding DUF779 domain-containing protein, protein MTEQVTATEKARSLIRDLKKTHGENLIFHQSGGCCDGSSPMLFVEGTLIIGDVDVKLGEIEGVPFYMNKKQYEYWKHTNLELDVVDGKGGMFSIEGPTGKRFHIRSSVRS, encoded by the coding sequence ATGACTGAGCAAGTCACTGCTACTGAAAAAGCCAGATCACTCATTAGAGATTTAAAAAAGACACATGGTGAAAATCTCATTTTTCATCAATCAGGTGGATGTTGTGATGGTAGCTCTCCGATGTTATTCGTTGAAGGAACATTGATTATTGGAGATGTAGATGTGAAACTAGGTGAAATTGAAGGTGTACCATTCTATATGAACAAGAAGCAATATGAATATTGGAAACATACTAATTTAGAGTTAGATGTTGTAGATGGAAAAGGCGGAATGTTTAGTATAGAAGGCCCAACTGGTAAAAGATTTCACATTAGAAGTTCAGTAAGATCATAA
- a CDS encoding TIGR00730 family Rossman fold protein gives MKRIAVFCGASKGNDPIYTEQAYALGKYLAENHYELIYGAGSTGMMGALANGVIDHDGIAIGIMPKFLGDREIAHDSLTEYHVVETMHERKQMISDISDAFIMLPGGAGSLEEFFEIYTWAQIGLHHKPIAALNIKQFFNPLSSMIDHLISTEFVSKDYKNLAIIEDDIDTLFHSMKKAQPVKLRDYQK, from the coding sequence ATGAAAAGAATCGCTGTATTTTGTGGTGCAAGCAAAGGTAACGACCCTATCTATACCGAGCAAGCTTATGCTTTAGGTAAGTATTTAGCAGAAAATCATTATGAATTAATTTATGGTGCTGGTTCAACTGGAATGATGGGGGCTTTAGCGAATGGTGTAATAGACCATGACGGCATTGCCATAGGTATTATGCCAAAATTTTTAGGGGATCGTGAAATCGCACATGATAGCTTAACAGAATATCACGTTGTTGAAACGATGCATGAAAGAAAACAAATGATATCTGACATATCAGATGCTTTTATTATGTTGCCGGGCGGAGCCGGTTCATTAGAAGAGTTTTTTGAAATATATACATGGGCTCAAATAGGTTTACATCATAAACCTATTGCCGCTTTAAACATTAAACAATTTTTCAATCCTTTAAGTTCAATGATTGATCATTTAATTTCAACTGAATTTGTAAGTAAAGATTATAAAAATTTAGCGATTATTGAAGACGATATTGATACATTATTCCATTCAATGAAAAAAGCTCAACCTGTTAAACTTCGAGATTATCAAAAGTAG
- a CDS encoding undecaprenyl-diphosphate phosphatase → MFILELIKAIILGIVEGLTEFAPVSSTGHQILVDDMWLKSKAFLGSESAFTFKVVVQLGSILAAAWIFRSRYIEMLHIKENEQKKNRLKLSHIIVGLVPAGILGLLFDDFIEEHLFSVPTVLIGLLLGAVYMICADIYSKRVTNPHKVDAMNYPKAFVIGLSQAIALWPGFSRSGSTISTGVFLKLDHKAASDFTFIMAVPIMFAASAKALLGNLQFITLDQIPFYIVGFIASFIFGLISIKLFLKLINRVKLIPFAIYRIILVIVIAIAYFGFGIGQNIG, encoded by the coding sequence ATGTTTATATTAGAATTAATTAAAGCGATTATATTAGGTATTGTAGAAGGCTTGACAGAGTTTGCACCAGTTTCATCTACTGGCCATCAAATATTAGTAGATGATATGTGGTTGAAATCTAAAGCCTTCCTCGGAAGCGAATCTGCATTTACATTTAAAGTTGTCGTGCAATTAGGATCTATTCTTGCAGCGGCATGGATATTTAGAAGTCGATATATAGAAATGTTACATATTAAAGAAAATGAACAGAAAAAAAATCGATTAAAATTATCACACATCATCGTTGGTTTAGTCCCAGCAGGTATACTTGGCTTATTGTTTGATGACTTTATTGAAGAACATTTATTTAGTGTTCCAACCGTGTTAATTGGTTTACTACTAGGTGCTGTATATATGATATGTGCAGATATTTACTCAAAACGTGTTACAAATCCACATAAAGTAGATGCTATGAACTATCCAAAAGCATTTGTAATTGGTTTATCACAAGCGATAGCACTATGGCCAGGATTTAGTCGTTCAGGGTCAACTATTTCAACAGGTGTATTTCTTAAATTAGACCATAAAGCAGCATCTGACTTTACGTTTATAATGGCTGTTCCTATCATGTTTGCTGCCAGTGCAAAAGCATTATTAGGAAATTTACAATTCATTACTTTAGATCAAATTCCATTTTATATTGTAGGATTCATTGCATCATTTATATTTGGTCTTATTTCTATCAAATTATTCTTAAAACTTATTAATCGCGTTAAATTGATACCATTTGCTATTTATCGAATCATCTTAGTCATTGTTATAGCAATTGCTTACTTCGGATTCGGTATCGGTCAGAACATCGGCTAA
- a CDS encoding DUF523 domain-containing protein, protein MIVISACLVGEQVRYDGNHKLDLFYKNLIDNKKAISVCPEILGGLQVPREPAEIIGGDGYDVWNEQAKVVTVSGQDVTHQFKEGAKRALSIIKDLDAQTVILKSDSPSCGSTVIYDGTFTGNKKEGVGVTTALFKLNNVDVYDEKSFHATFDNLEV, encoded by the coding sequence ATGATTGTTATCAGTGCATGTTTAGTAGGCGAGCAAGTAAGGTATGACGGTAATCATAAATTAGATTTGTTTTATAAAAATTTAATTGATAACAAAAAAGCGATAAGCGTTTGTCCTGAGATATTAGGTGGACTTCAAGTACCGAGAGAACCAGCAGAAATTATTGGTGGAGACGGTTATGATGTTTGGAATGAACAAGCAAAAGTTGTCACAGTATCTGGTCAAGATGTTACACATCAGTTTAAAGAAGGTGCGAAAAGGGCACTTTCTATTATAAAAGATTTAGATGCGCAAACAGTGATTTTGAAAAGTGATAGCCCATCTTGTGGCTCTACAGTTATTTATGATGGAACATTTACGGGCAATAAAAAAGAAGGCGTCGGTGTAACGACAGCCCTCTTTAAATTAAATAACGTTGATGTATATGATGAAAAATCATTTCATGCTACTTTTGATAATCTCGAAGTTTAA
- a CDS encoding ABC transporter ATP-binding protein/permease — MKELTKYSMEYKLLQIFMFLASLLLSLTVIFQNIYLGKIINQMLVVKSGYEQLYLWLGILLAVLLLRACFNYLNQLSGQQLSFKVKRDVRHNLINKDTERSKVTILTEVVEGIHPFYESYLPQVFKSTIIPIAIIITLFFIHWPAALIMMITAPFIPLFYIVFGLRTRDKAKDQMQSLDRFASEFIDLTKGLVSLKLFNRTDETTAKIHKSSTSFRDLTMEILKSAFLSGLMLEFISMLGIGIVALEVGLRLIVFNDVSFVVAIITLLLAPEFYNAIKDLGQAFHTGKQSEGYIEMIEEMNNEEQAKKTAIQIDSNMNQQDMIQFNDVSFAYPNRQDFSFNKINLNIKEKSHTAIIGPSGAGKSTLIQLMLNELSPNNGEIKYKKSLKIGYLSQRPYIFSATLLENVTMFQNYDENHVFDVLKEVGLMEKVTQLSKGINTMIGDGYEMLSGGEMRRVELARLLLLNPDVVIFDEPTTGLDIKTEQLIVHTVNQFANEKTVITIAHRKEVLKYATHYIEIQNGEVREIDVPHKGGVMQ; from the coding sequence GTGAAAGAATTAACAAAGTATAGTATGGAGTATAAACTGTTACAAATATTCATGTTTTTAGCCTCTTTATTACTCAGTTTAACTGTCATATTTCAAAATATATATTTAGGAAAAATTATAAATCAAATGCTCGTCGTTAAATCAGGATATGAACAGCTTTATTTATGGCTAGGTATATTATTAGCCGTGCTGTTATTAAGAGCATGCTTTAACTATCTTAACCAATTGTCCGGTCAACAGCTTTCTTTTAAAGTGAAAAGAGATGTAAGACACAATTTGATAAATAAAGATACTGAACGATCAAAAGTTACAATTTTAACCGAAGTGGTTGAAGGTATACATCCTTTTTATGAATCATATTTGCCTCAAGTCTTCAAATCAACCATTATCCCAATCGCGATTATCATTACTTTATTTTTCATTCATTGGCCAGCAGCGCTTATTATGATGATAACTGCGCCATTTATTCCATTATTTTATATTGTGTTTGGATTAAGAACACGCGATAAAGCGAAAGATCAAATGCAGTCTTTAGATCGTTTTGCGAGCGAGTTTATAGATTTAACGAAAGGTCTTGTGTCACTGAAATTGTTTAATCGTACAGATGAAACAACTGCGAAAATACACAAATCCAGTACATCATTTAGAGATTTAACGATGGAAATTTTAAAAAGTGCATTTTTATCTGGATTAATGTTGGAATTTATTTCGATGCTCGGAATCGGTATTGTGGCGTTAGAAGTAGGTTTGCGACTTATCGTATTTAACGATGTATCATTTGTTGTAGCAATCATTACATTATTGCTTGCGCCTGAATTTTATAATGCGATTAAAGATTTAGGACAAGCTTTTCATACAGGTAAGCAAAGTGAAGGTTATATTGAAATGATTGAAGAGATGAATAACGAAGAACAAGCTAAAAAGACAGCTATTCAAATCGATTCAAATATGAATCAACAGGATATGATTCAATTTAATGATGTATCTTTCGCATATCCTAATCGTCAAGATTTTTCATTTAATAAAATTAATTTAAATATAAAAGAAAAGAGTCATACCGCTATCATTGGGCCAAGTGGTGCAGGTAAATCAACATTGATTCAATTAATGTTAAATGAGCTAAGTCCCAATAATGGTGAAATTAAGTATAAAAAATCATTAAAAATTGGTTATCTATCCCAAAGACCATACATTTTTAGCGCTACTTTACTAGAAAATGTCACGATGTTCCAAAACTATGATGAAAATCATGTATTTGATGTATTAAAAGAAGTAGGACTCATGGAAAAAGTCACACAGCTATCAAAAGGTATCAATACGATGATAGGTGATGGGTATGAAATGTTATCTGGTGGAGAAATGAGAAGAGTTGAACTTGCCAGATTGTTATTGCTCAATCCTGATGTCGTTATTTTTGATGAACCGACAACAGGGTTAGATATTAAGACTGAACAGCTCATTGTTCATACGGTCAATCAATTTGCGAATGAAAAAACTGTTATCACAATTGCGCATAGAAAAGAAGTTCTGAAATATGCCACTCACTACATTGAAATTCAAAATGGTGAAGTTCGTGAAATCGATGTGCCGCATAAAGGTGGTGTCATGCAATGA
- a CDS encoding GNAT family N-acetyltransferase, producing MTEYIETKRLILRNWKDEDVAKFQSMNANPEVRRYFPDILSYSATKNIIDQMKAIINQHEIGLFAVELKETKSFIGMVGLNYIPEDSELTFPELPFYEIGWRIDKDVWGNGLATEAAEAVLTYAKEKGINEVYSFTSEINKPSRRVMEKLEMEHIRNFLHPKVIHDEHLAAHVLYHKVL from the coding sequence ATGACTGAGTACATTGAAACAAAACGTTTAATACTAAGAAATTGGAAAGACGAGGATGTTGCTAAATTTCAAAGTATGAATGCAAATCCTGAAGTAAGAAGGTACTTTCCAGATATATTAAGTTACAGCGCAACAAAAAATATTATTGATCAAATGAAAGCAATTATTAACCAACATGAAATTGGTTTATTTGCTGTGGAGTTAAAAGAAACTAAGAGCTTTATTGGCATGGTAGGACTTAACTACATTCCTGAAGATAGTGAATTAACCTTCCCAGAGTTACCGTTTTATGAAATTGGGTGGCGTATAGATAAGGATGTTTGGGGTAATGGCTTAGCTACCGAAGCGGCAGAAGCTGTATTAACGTATGCAAAAGAAAAGGGCATCAATGAAGTTTATAGCTTTACGTCAGAAATTAATAAACCATCTAGAAGAGTTATGGAAAAATTAGAAATGGAACACATTAGAAATTTTTTGCATCCTAAAGTTATACATGACGAACATTTAGCAGCACATGTTTTATATCATAAAGTTTTATAA
- a CDS encoding YaiI/YqxD family protein, whose protein sequence is MNRIIIDGDACPVTDDVIRITQHTSISVLIIRSVNHFSLTEYPDYVSTIYVDHGADSADFRIVKLTKPDDIVVTQDYGLASLLLNKAQHVIHHKGYAYTTNNIEQLLTQRHISAQVRQQGGRTKGPKKLTQEDHKVFSEFLLQLIKKDNVSK, encoded by the coding sequence ATTAATCGAATCATTATAGATGGAGATGCTTGTCCAGTTACGGATGATGTCATTCGTATCACTCAACATACAAGCATCTCCGTTCTTATTATAAGAAGTGTTAATCATTTTTCATTAACTGAATATCCAGATTACGTTTCAACCATTTATGTTGATCACGGTGCGGATAGCGCTGACTTTAGAATTGTTAAACTTACAAAACCTGATGATATTGTTGTCACACAAGATTATGGACTTGCGAGCCTTTTATTAAATAAAGCACAGCATGTCATACACCATAAAGGTTATGCATACACAACAAATAATATCGAACAGTTATTAACGCAAAGGCATATCTCAGCACAAGTAAGACAACAAGGCGGTAGAACTAAAGGTCCTAAAAAGCTGACACAAGAAGACCATAAAGTTTTTTCGGAATTTCTATTACAGCTTATAAAAAAAGACAATGTCAGCAAGTGA
- a CDS encoding aldehyde dehydrogenase family protein — translation MAFEYPTATNAKYKVKDKYQNFIGGKWVDPKNGEYFDNGSPVTGEVYAKIPRSTKEDVDEAVKAAHKAQVEWAKKSPAEHSQLLLDIADRVEAHLEELAVIETFDNGKPIRECLAADLPLVVDHFRYFAGVVRAEEGSISQIDNDTVAYHFKEPIGVVGQIIPWNFPLLMATWKLAPAIVTGNAVVLKPAEQTPVSILHFIELIADLLPEGLINVVNGFGAEAGQALATHEDINKVAFTGETTTGRIIMQNASQNLIPVTLELGGKSPNIFFKDIMDEDDDFLDKAVEGLVMFALNQGEVCTCPSRALVHEDIFDKFIEKCIERVKQIKTGNPLDPETMLGAQTSQEQAEKIKSYLDIGKQEGAEVLVGGNVRKESGELENGFYIEPTIFKGTQDMRIFQEEIFGPVLSLATFKDDDEALEMANDTLYGLGAGIWTRNQNKAYRFGRGIQAGRVWVNNYHTYPAHAAFGGYKMSGIGRENHKMMLDHYQQTKNLLVSYDEKPAGLF, via the coding sequence ATGGCTTTTGAATATCCAACTGCAACAAATGCAAAATACAAAGTAAAAGATAAGTATCAAAACTTTATTGGTGGTAAATGGGTTGATCCTAAAAATGGTGAGTATTTTGATAATGGATCACCAGTTACTGGTGAAGTTTATGCTAAAATTCCGCGTTCAACTAAAGAAGATGTAGATGAAGCGGTAAAAGCTGCGCATAAAGCACAAGTTGAGTGGGCTAAAAAATCTCCAGCTGAACATTCGCAATTACTCTTAGATATAGCAGACCGTGTAGAAGCGCATTTAGAAGAATTAGCTGTTATTGAAACATTTGATAATGGGAAACCTATTAGAGAATGTTTAGCAGCAGATTTACCATTAGTAGTAGATCACTTTAGATATTTTGCTGGTGTCGTAAGAGCTGAGGAAGGATCTATTTCACAAATTGATAATGATACAGTGGCTTATCATTTTAAAGAACCTATCGGCGTGGTAGGTCAAATTATTCCGTGGAACTTCCCATTATTAATGGCAACATGGAAATTGGCACCTGCAATCGTAACAGGTAATGCTGTTGTGCTTAAACCAGCTGAACAAACTCCAGTATCTATTCTGCATTTTATTGAATTAATTGCAGATTTATTACCAGAAGGATTAATTAACGTCGTAAATGGTTTTGGTGCAGAAGCTGGACAAGCTTTAGCTACTCATGAAGATATTAACAAAGTAGCATTTACTGGTGAAACAACGACTGGTCGTATCATCATGCAAAATGCGAGTCAAAACTTAATTCCAGTAACGTTAGAATTAGGTGGGAAATCACCAAATATCTTCTTCAAAGACATTATGGATGAAGACGATGACTTCTTAGACAAAGCTGTCGAAGGGTTAGTCATGTTCGCACTGAACCAAGGTGAAGTTTGTACATGTCCATCTAGAGCGTTAGTTCATGAAGATATTTTCGATAAATTTATTGAAAAATGTATAGAGCGTGTTAAACAAATCAAAACAGGTAACCCACTAGATCCTGAAACAATGCTTGGTGCACAAACTTCTCAAGAACAAGCTGAGAAAATTAAAAGTTATCTAGATATTGGTAAACAAGAAGGCGCTGAAGTATTAGTTGGTGGTAATGTGCGCAAAGAATCTGGAGAATTAGAAAATGGATTCTATATTGAACCAACAATCTTTAAAGGTACTCAAGATATGAGGATTTTCCAAGAAGAAATATTTGGACCTGTCTTATCATTAGCGACATTTAAAGATGATGATGAAGCTTTAGAAATGGCAAATGATACTTTATATGGATTAGGTGCAGGTATTTGGACGAGAAACCAAAATAAAGCTTATCGTTTTGGTAGAGGTATCCAAGCAGGTCGTGTATGGGTAAATAACTACCATACTTATCCAGCACACGCGGCATTCGGAGGATACAAAATGAGTGGTATTGGCCGTGAAAATCATAAAATGATGTTAGACCATTATCAACAAACTAAAAACTTACTCGTGAGTTATGACGAGAAGCCTGCAGGACTGTTCTAA
- a CDS encoding DNA-binding protein, with protein MKSKLILISLIGLLAFVIVGCSNNASEKEGKDGKVVLSPNSDEIKGKVLFDSSHGQTAGSADWVVNGGFSDFAEALTKENYEVTDLGFHQLLEYDTMKKYDLVVIPESNNPLKASEQQAIEKYVKSGGSTLMISDHYNADRNFNRWDSSEVMNGYRRGAYDNPTKGMTSEESNSEKMQDVESRDFLNDVFGLRFRYNALGNIKVDDLANDKDSFGITQGVNAVSMHAGSTMAITDPNKAKGIAFVPKLSKDDEWNHAVDQGIYNGGGKSEGPYIAISKVDEGKGAFIGDSSMVEDKSPKYKREDNGETKKTYDGFKEEDNQKMNMQIVEWLNKKESDKDFSSMGIQLDEQTPLLNFEEPKNSSEVEKEPWGTPKQGYKWYDASTYASGSYGATDTETSNESETESSKDNEGSEGSTGSSSNKQSNQSEFDMPTSVQRQQKFEITVHVDESQLVNQKFQLSIKNKDGQEVGMFNGQAPGVSESVNPKINNGVTDWYFKTKIANEADNNVDVEVLSGGNVIAKTTMNVE; from the coding sequence ATGAAATCGAAACTTATCTTGATTAGTTTAATAGGACTATTAGCGTTTGTAATAGTTGGGTGCTCGAATAATGCGAGTGAAAAAGAAGGGAAAGATGGAAAAGTCGTGTTATCACCAAACAGTGATGAAATAAAAGGGAAAGTACTTTTTGATAGTAGTCATGGTCAAACGGCTGGCAGTGCAGACTGGGTCGTTAACGGTGGCTTTTCTGACTTTGCAGAAGCATTGACGAAAGAAAATTATGAAGTAACAGATTTAGGATTTCATCAATTGTTAGAATACGATACGATGAAAAAATATGACCTTGTTGTCATACCTGAATCCAATAACCCACTTAAAGCAAGTGAACAACAAGCGATTGAGAAATATGTAAAATCAGGTGGTAGTACGTTGATGATTAGTGATCATTATAATGCTGACCGCAACTTTAATCGATGGGATTCATCTGAAGTTATGAATGGTTATAGAAGAGGGGCTTATGATAATCCTACAAAAGGTATGACATCTGAAGAAAGTAATTCTGAAAAAATGCAAGATGTCGAAAGTAGAGACTTTTTAAATGATGTCTTTGGTTTAAGATTTAGATATAATGCACTTGGAAATATTAAAGTAGACGATTTAGCCAATGATAAAGATAGCTTTGGCATTACTCAAGGTGTCAATGCAGTGTCGATGCATGCAGGATCTACGATGGCAATTACAGATCCTAATAAAGCAAAAGGTATAGCATTTGTTCCAAAATTATCGAAAGATGATGAGTGGAATCATGCCGTCGACCAAGGTATATATAATGGTGGCGGAAAAAGTGAAGGTCCTTATATCGCGATTAGTAAAGTAGATGAAGGTAAAGGTGCATTTATAGGAGATTCCTCAATGGTAGAAGATAAATCTCCAAAATATAAACGAGAAGACAACGGTGAAACGAAGAAAACATATGACGGATTTAAAGAAGAAGATAACCAAAAAATGAACATGCAAATTGTTGAATGGTTGAATAAGAAAGAAAGCGATAAAGATTTTTCTTCAATGGGCATACAACTTGATGAACAGACCCCTTTATTAAATTTTGAAGAACCAAAAAACAGTAGTGAAGTTGAAAAAGAACCTTGGGGTACACCAAAGCAAGGTTATAAATGGTATGATGCTTCCACATATGCCTCAGGAAGTTATGGTGCTACTGATACTGAGACGAGCAATGAATCCGAAACGGAATCGAGCAAAGATAATGAAGGTAGTGAAGGTTCGACAGGAAGTAGTAGCAATAAACAAAGTAACCAAAGTGAATTCGATATGCCAACTTCTGTACAAAGACAACAGAAATTTGAAATAACTGTCCACGTAGACGAATCACAATTAGTAAATCAAAAATTCCAGTTATCAATTAAGAATAAAGACGGACAAGAAGTCGGCATGTTTAACGGTCAAGCACCAGGTGTGTCTGAATCCGTTAATCCAAAAATTAATAATGGCGTAACAGATTGGTATTTCAAAACTAAAATAGCCAATGAAGCCGATAATAATGTAGATGTAGAAGTATTATCAGGCGGAAATGTAATTGCTAAAACAACGATGAATGTAGAATAA
- a CDS encoding amino acid ABC transporter ATP-binding/permease protein: MKKLTIKFDKDFYLSIIIGVFGMLTALGMFALSGYMISKSALGTPLYALMILIVTIKLFGFVRAITRYFERLYSHRSTFTMLRDIRVELFNHLIPIVPNVFRRYRSSDLLTQMVNNVERLQNILLRVYYPPIVIILTTFITILVMINFNIYAGIVIGISMFISVILIPYLSSKRANLLAMQVQQSEEDYVAEYFDFENGRSELKRFQQFVHFKEKVFKKQNQYEQKKYKEQKFLSTYDFMLNLSSMVSIWCMTILCIWQIQDGVLNAVFFASILMITITLFEQAIPMTNVAFYKADTERSLQNIEEVINQSFDEINGSSVHSDALYNAKNLTFKYDFQERPTLKSINFEIEKGQHVAIIGPSGSGKTTLLNLLMGLYSVNEGVLSYNKELLAQIDKENYVDEINTMLQHNHYFEGTVRENLLIEAKDEEMKQVLSTVNLSYLDLDQQLTKNAENISGGERQRLSMARLLLRSAQIWMLDEPTASLDEQNEENIMHHLLNKDDTIIIVTHNLKYLQSFDHIIVMNEGEILEQGSYAQLMKDKGYLSEVIYYNEQLV, translated from the coding sequence ATGAAAAAATTAACGATTAAATTTGATAAAGATTTCTATCTTTCAATCATAATAGGTGTTTTTGGCATGCTGACCGCATTAGGTATGTTTGCATTGAGTGGATATATGATTTCTAAAAGTGCGCTTGGCACACCTCTTTATGCTTTAATGATTCTAATCGTCACGATTAAATTATTTGGTTTTGTTAGAGCGATCACAAGATATTTCGAAAGGTTATATTCACATCGTTCTACATTTACGATGTTAAGAGACATTCGGGTGGAATTGTTTAATCACTTAATTCCAATAGTTCCTAACGTATTTAGAAGATATCGTTCAAGCGATTTACTCACTCAAATGGTGAATAATGTCGAACGATTACAAAACATATTATTAAGAGTGTATTATCCACCAATTGTTATTATATTAACGACTTTCATAACGATTTTAGTCATGATTAATTTTAATATATATGCAGGTATCGTAATTGGTATATCGATGTTTATTTCCGTTATATTAATTCCATATTTATCTAGTAAACGTGCTAATCTTCTAGCAATGCAAGTTCAACAAAGTGAAGAAGATTATGTAGCAGAGTATTTTGATTTTGAAAACGGACGTTCAGAATTAAAGAGATTTCAGCAATTTGTACATTTTAAAGAGAAAGTTTTTAAGAAACAAAATCAATATGAACAGAAAAAATATAAAGAACAGAAATTTTTAAGTACGTATGATTTCATGTTGAACTTATCATCAATGGTCAGCATATGGTGTATGACAATCTTATGTATATGGCAAATTCAAGATGGCGTATTAAATGCTGTATTTTTTGCAAGTATCTTAATGATCACCATCACATTGTTTGAACAAGCGATACCTATGACAAACGTCGCATTTTATAAAGCAGATACAGAAAGAAGTCTTCAAAATATAGAAGAAGTTATCAATCAATCTTTTGATGAAATCAATGGAAGTTCAGTGCACAGTGATGCGTTGTATAATGCGAAAAACTTAACTTTCAAGTATGATTTTCAAGAAAGACCAACTTTGAAAAGCATCAATTTTGAAATTGAAAAAGGACAACATGTTGCAATAATTGGGCCATCAGGTTCGGGTAAAACAACATTGCTCAATTTACTCATGGGATTATACAGTGTGAACGAAGGCGTATTATCTTATAATAAAGAACTGCTCGCTCAAATAGACAAAGAAAATTATGTAGACGAAATCAACACAATGTTGCAACATAATCACTATTTTGAGGGTACTGTAAGAGAGAACTTGTTAATTGAAGCGAAAGACGAAGAAATGAAGCAAGTCCTTTCAACAGTGAACTTAAGTTATTTAGATTTAGACCAACAATTAACTAAAAACGCTGAAAATATATCCGGTGGAGAAAGACAACGTTTATCTATGGCAAGATTACTGTTAAGAAGTGCTCAAATATGGATGTTAGATGAACCAACTGCATCTTTAGATGAACAGAACGAAGAAAATATCATGCATCATTTATTAAATAAAGACGACACAATCATCATTGTTACACATAACTTGAAATATTTACAAAGCTTCGATCATATTATTGTCATGAACGAAGGAGAAATTTTAGAACAAGGTAGTTATGCTCAACTGATGAAAGATAAAGGTTACTTATCTGAAGTCATTTATTATAATGAGCAACTCGTGTGA
- a CDS encoding SA0632 family lipoprotein, producing the protein MKKVLLLMVSSSIILAACGNDDDEQQNLKQEIKSLEQSSKDYQQDKKSLEKENEKLKDSIKDKEKELKKLEDEVKENQSDTETSKSEKEETKNKKETSSSESNVQSAKKPFPNTIRTSTNGDVELVNDIDNKHFQFEDSGIKVTIDHLQIFQVNNMPEGQVLLFNGAKDGYVVMYEVMTENTTKEKLYYDNAASIQEGEHKQRSDYASFIPDSHNEKYMKKSKENTDEYQPGEKTKSLKSIPISQKAYKAIKDHTATFNIHGGVSKTSTYDGATDKVKSFKLNI; encoded by the coding sequence ATGAAGAAAGTACTTTTACTTATGGTGAGCTCATCAATTATTTTAGCAGCATGTGGCAATGATGATGATGAACAGCAAAATTTAAAACAAGAAATTAAATCTTTAGAACAATCATCTAAAGATTATCAACAAGATAAAAAGTCTTTAGAAAAAGAAAATGAAAAATTAAAAGACAGTATTAAAGATAAAGAAAAAGAACTTAAAAAACTTGAAGATGAAGTAAAAGAAAATCAATCTGATACTGAAACATCAAAAAGTGAAAAAGAAGAAACTAAAAATAAAAAAGAAACTTCAAGTTCTGAAAGTAACGTGCAATCAGCAAAAAAGCCTTTTCCTAATACAATTCGAACATCAACAAATGGTGATGTAGAACTTGTAAATGACATTGATAACAAACATTTTCAATTTGAAGATAGTGGTATAAAAGTTACAATCGATCATTTACAAATTTTCCAAGTGAATAATATGCCAGAAGGTCAAGTGCTGCTTTTCAATGGTGCTAAAGATGGCTATGTTGTCATGTATGAAGTGATGACTGAAAATACAACAAAAGAAAAGTTGTATTATGACAATGCTGCATCGATTCAAGAAGGAGAGCATAAACAACGTTCTGACTATGCTTCATTTATACCAGATTCACACAATGAAAAATATATGAAAAAATCTAAAGAGAATACGGATGAGTACCAACCAGGTGAAAAAACGAAAAGTTTAAAATCTATTCCGATATCTCAAAAAGCTTATAAAGCAATTAAAGATCATACCGCAACATTTAACATTCATGGTGGCGTGAGTAAGACATCTACATATGATGGCGCTACTGATAAAGTTAAATCTTTTAAATTGAATATATAG